AAACGTTTGGAAGTCCTGCAATCTGTATTGAAGTTATTTATTGAAGACATTTGCAAAGAAAGTAGGTATGGGCTACAAGAAATAATCATTACCTGAGCAAATGCTTTACTTTTTTCATCTTTCTCTGAATTACTTGATGGCATTCGAATGTGTTGTTTTGACAAGTCGAACAGAAATTCTAAAAAGGCCGTTTGATGTCTATAGGCACTTGAGAGTGATACATTAAATAATTGTGCAACTTCCcggtatgtatttttgtttgcagcaAACCTTCAAAACAGAGTGTTTCCCTTATACTTATAAATTAAACGGAAAAACTTGGACTTACCACAAAAATGATAGACACTGAGACTCAGCAGTCGACTCCTTTCTACCGCCACATTTAACTTTTCGTCGGTAGTGTTTTGAATTGCAATACTGTTGAGTTAAAGTCGAGGCAGTTTGTCTTGAAActctaaaatatttatgaaactgtgagaataaaagaataatttaattatgtCCATAGTATATATCCAAAGCTCTGAAAAGACCTCCTCATCTGAATAATTTCCAACAACATctctaacaaaatttttaaccGATTGTCTCTCAAATGAGtagtataatttttgaagttcaaaGAAGTCTTCATCGGAGAATGTGTCCATGAAACTTTGTTCGGAGGAAAATGATGAagaagacgatgatgatgaggatgaagaTGTGGATGATGAGGACGACGAGGATGACGATGACATCAGTTCATTAATAAGAAGGAAGTCCACTTCCATTATAATAATTTActaatttaattcttaatgtttaaatttgtttaataagcaAAACCTGAAGTTTGTTTACTTTGCCACCAATAATATTGGAGATGAATTATATAGATAGATAATTGAAACTTCAACTGccagtttttgtttgttgacaaaCTACTTAACAGCTGATGCAATAAACAAGCAAACACATCTCATCGTTTTTCACCACGGCGGATGTGGGATAATTTTGCcggtaatatttaaaaattgtcagttattttttaaatctcacgaaaaaggatacaaatattgaattttaaagaatttactgATGAATACAATGCGAAAAGTTAAAGGACGGTCATACTCTTCGGTAATGCTGTAGTCCAGATTGAGCAATTGTTGATACATTCCATAATAGAACTTTAACCATTTCCGGCGGCTACTATAGTTACAGTTGGTTTGGAGGAGTGTCATTTTACACACTGTTTATTTTTGGtctaattaaataagaaaaatgataaaatgggAAATCTTTTATAGTTTTCCGGAACGTTTTTGTAACGTTCACcaaaattagtaaaacaaaatttaaatgaaaggaAAATGGGCAAATATATCTGGGACTTGATCTTCCTAGTTGGTTTTGATGGTCATCATTCAATCCGACTCCAAAATTACTTTGCTACCTAAGGTTCTAAAGATTTTAGCTTATAAATACATACAGTTGCGGTCCAAAAAATTGCACAACGATGTAATTTGTTACATTTTCAACGAATAATATAAATGTTGTACACTTTTAATCACCATTACTAATACTACCGTTCTAttgttgtttgaaaatattctcTTTTCGAGTATTttccattaacaaaaaaaaggcaGATTTgatttaagtagttttattttgttaaattaaagcAGTCAAAATAATAGCACTGATGAGAGTACTCCTTTTATTTGGGTCGTGAAAAACATTGTACGCATGAAGAtagaaaaaccattaaaaatatGATATCCAATGGGAAAACTTATTCGGAAATGAGGCAAATCCTCGggtgttcaaataaaaacatccGCAATGCCTTAAGATTTACTGTAAAATCGGAAACACGTGGGCGGAAGCGAGCAATGTCCTCGCTAATGGTGAAGCGATTGATTCGACAGAGCAAAAAGGAACCGTTTTTACCAGCTACGGAGCTGAAAGTCGTGTTGAATGTGACAGCAAGTGTAGAAACAGTGCGCAGGTGATTAATTGATACCGGTGTATATGCCCGCAGTCCAAGATAGGTACCTGTCCTGACAAAAAAACATGTGACCAAACGGATGCAATTCACCCAGCCCATGTAGAATGGCCCATAACGAAGTGGAGGAATGTTCTATGGATAGAtgagaccaaaattgttttgtttggtgGAAAAGGATCGCGGTCATACGTGAGAAGGCCCCAACATGCTGAATTCAACCCAAAATATACGACAAAAACAATCTAACTTGGCGGATCTAGCATTATGATATGGGGCTGTTTCTACTACGGTGTTGGTCCTTTATACTGTATAAATGGTATAATGAATCAGCACCTGAATGTAAAAATACTTTATGAAGAGATGTTGCCCTATGCGTCTGAAGATATGCCTGCAAATTGGACAAAAATTAGTTTCGGGATAACCGTGTGGAAGTTATGGAGTGGCCTGCACAGTCTCCAAACTTGAACCCAATTGAAAATCTTTGGGCTGACGTAAAGACGGAAGTGTCTCGGTGCAGGCCAAGCAATAATAATGAACTTTGTGCTGCTGTCAACACTTTCTGGAAATCGATTCCTGTTGAAGAGGCCTTGTACTGCAGTCATTGCAAATAAAGGAAACTCAACCAAATATTAATTATGACTAATTTTAAaacagattaaaaataaatattaaatattataagaaataaacatttttttttattttcaacgaTGTTTTTATGATGCGACGTTATTTTTTTGActggcaaaatttaaaaatgctttggAAAGTTACGAAATGgactgcattttattttcattttctgtataattatttaaagaactGATGAGGTTATTAGTCTAACAGTATATTATCATATAACTtctattaattaagtttttctgcCCCATAAACTTTTTGATGCGTTGTAgtgcaaaacttatttttcaaaaccatgaaaGAATCAAATTCAAGGTTTCACATCTTTGTCACATGAAGACTCAGAAGTCATAACTaatcagaatttcaaaaaattaattaaattagagCAGTTATGAAGTGGACTACAAATTCTTTACCAGGCATCCTGAATAAgattttcaaaacgattttaaattttaattcaaaagatgacagcttcaaaaattCTCAGGTGCCCCCAATAGTGgtatattcaaaatgaaaaacctAATTTGAAATCTCTTTACTTGTCATTGCATTTTAAATGGAGTATATTTAGAAAATCGGAcgcaatttgtttataaattagaGAACAAGATTCGAATTCAGGACAACAAATTCGTTAGAAAAAGCATTGTATAAGACGAATTTTGTTAACTAGTTAACCTCTTGATattaaactgattttttaaaCGGACAATTAAcagaaacaataatttattgaagTCCCACCATGATATGAAGACAGTTCAAACTGGTGCTTACATAGAACTATTTACGGTTTTAAAGAAGCAACAAGGTAGGGGTTTTTTTGCAtcggtaaaataaatcaatttatttttgatttaaatctgtCAAAGCACAAATTTTCCCTGTTTTAGGATTTCACGAggcaaaacaaattgatttatctTTTATTTCAGATCAAATCTGCAGATCTGTATTTTTTGGCAATAATACTTTTCAAtaatactaaacaaaaaataatgtttaaatcaaaatatgacagctatACCTCACTTGTTAACACATTTAGAAAGTTACACTTAACAATGATAGTTAAGCAAAATAATTGCAATCGTGTTTCATACACcaccaaaaaaaatcaatttttgaaggaaatctgAATTTATCCATGGAAAACGCCATTACATTTCCCTAAAGAATTGATTGTTTTTCAGTGCGCATGGAACACGATTggatttgttctttttctttttgttattgtaaCTTCGTGGTAAATATGCCGAATTCAAATCTTCAGATCTGatcttgtataaaaaaatgattcagattaatttattttgtgtcaCAAATCTCCTTGAAATCTCACAGATTTATACTACGTTTCCACCGGGCACTAAACCGAGATTTAGCTAGATTTGTCACAAATCTCCTTGAAATCTCACAGatttacaatagaaattttaatctcTTCCTAATGAagattcaaataaaactcattgaaatctacttggaaacattagtttgtcaaatcaaacaaacttttgtttcggagaataattgttgaaccgacaataaacaataaacaactcaaaaacgaaaacgaaagtaatcagaaacgaaataaaatgtaaggatacaaaattaataaatacataggtacaagaataaaataaaactaagtacgattggttgttatgacaacgtcaaattaatctccttttctttggtggaaacacttcatgatttattttaaatcatttgcctTAAATCTCGGATTATTTTTTGGTGGAAACGTACTATTACCCATTAAAAACCCCTTTTGAATACCATAAATCTAGAGTTTTAGAAGAACTGGTAATTTTACCAAATAaccaataaaataatctttaattttgaattaatttaagaaaaccgATGGACAATATGTCACAAACTAAATTTTGGACAGAATTCCTTCTGTCGGAAAGGAAgataaaagaaactaaaaataaattcgtTTAACAAACATAATAAAGTGTTATCTCGGATTGTCCAACATCACCGACATTTTGAACGTACATGGTGCTCAAAAATTTCCCTCGAAATACTGACATCTTAGCAAAAAAAGGTGCTACAACTTTACTAGTAGAAACTAACTGTTAGCAAAAGTTAGTtgcctgggcccataacctgtatGGAAAAGTTATGTTATTTTAAGTTACATAAGTTATGGTAGGCATAAATATTACTTTGAAATTGTAACCAAAAGcgttttaaagtttaagaaaaatgaatgcTTATTAGGTCCATAACATCGTTGGGAATACAGAAATATCCAGTTGTAGGTTAATTAATATTCATAAGGAAAGTCTTGGCCACATATTGACTTAATGTGAAGTACACTACACATGCACCAAAAGAGAAAACACTTTACAAGGTAATGGAAGGGTTTcattaagttttaaaacaagGCACAACAGATCttataaaaatcttatttattcaTTCGTTACTTCtttaagttggcgctacagtcctgtgtgaactagggccttatcCAACAAACTCCTCCATCTTGCTCGGTCCCTaggtagatgtctccagtttcgcgctccaagttgggtgatccgcgccacctgatccgcggtctttctctactgcgctgtcctgtgggtgtggattcgaagactttccgggccggagcattggtttccatgcgctcttcgtgacccagccatcttagtcgttggacttttacccttctggctaagtctacgtcgctgtacagcccgaacagctcgtcgttccaccttctcctccactccccttcgatgcatacgggaccgtagatcacacgaagaacttttctctcaaagcgacccaatgtgctttcatccgcttttgtcatggtccatgcttctgcaccgtatagcaggacggggatgataagggtcttatgtagcaacactttggtccctcgagagaggactttaccactcaattgcttttttagtccaaagaaacagaggttagcaagagttattctgcgtttgatctcagcgctggtgttgttttctgcgtttacagcggagcctaggtagacgaagtccttgactacctcaaagttacgtctgtcgattgtgacgttttgaccaagacgtcggtgttgtatgtcctttctagacgacagcatgtactttgttttgccctcattaacccttaaacccatttttgtcgcctctgcctcaatactcacaaaagccccattgacatcacgctgagttcttccgattgtgtcaatgtcatcagaatatgccagtaattggacagacttttaaaagaaagtgcctctagtgttgacgtgtgagctctgcactatttaaaaaaaagcacgatgttaaaaaaatcgcatgacagcgcatcaccttgtctaaaaaccttttttgacatcgaaaggttctgttaagttgtttccaacctttatggagcagcgtgaattctccatggtcaacctgcacaaacggacgagtttggcggggatgccaaaactagacatggctctatacagctcgtccctgtagatgctgtcatatgcggccttgaaatcgatgaaatgatggtgggtgtcgatttggtgttcttgggtttttaccaggatctgccgtaatgtgaatatttaatagactgtagactttcctggtctaaaaccacactgataaggacctatcaggttgttgacgatgggccttagaagttcacatattacggcagaaaagatttcataggcaatgttaagtagactgattcctctatagtttgtgcagtttagagggtctccttttttcaggatcggccaaacaatactgaggttccattcatcgggcatgctttcttccgaccatatgttacagataagttggtgcatgctcctaaccaacttatctccagctgctagagctcggtattcaagccatcttctccagtggctttattagacttcagcttagatatggcaatttttacttcgtctaagtcgggaggacggaattgttggctttcgtcgtctatgttgaatggatcatcctgcctgacagcggaattcagttcgtcatcgccgttacaCAGCctgcagaagtagtccttccatatcttcagcattgactgcggttccactatgatgtttccactttcgtctttgcagccttcggttgtaggtttatgtacctgtgaatttcggtgcacctgttcataaaactttcgaatttcattcctgcttttaaacctctcaacatgtTCGGCAAAAAGAGAACAACCATCGAAGTTGGTTATCTCGTTTAGTTTTTCTCTCTCTGGTTTAGCAtgtaggccgaaagagagcgaacccattaagtcgggactctagataatatatttcctctatgaagAAACTACTCACCTTCTTTAATTGTTCAGTACTAAACCGTTCTACATTCTTTTTCTATTCAAGTACATCCCTTGACTTCAATTTTACTCCGATATTATGAAATCCTTTCCATTTCAATAAAagtactttaattttattttacgtgattttatatttatttcgaaTGATATTGGTTATTAAAAAGTACAACAATACAAATCGGCGGCGGCTGCGGCTTcctcttaaaacaaataaataatcctACTTGCGACTTTGCTATGAAAATGATTACAATTTACAAAAGAATAacataagaaataagaaatgtttgaatgaaagaaaagaaaattagaatCAAATATATcactttttaaggaaaaattgcaaattgcaattatttgattttgttgcaattttataatattgtctATTTTTGTGAGTGTTTTGTGGAAGGTCTTTTGTGTCTAACTGAAGAAATAAACTGAATTTAATACATTATTCAAATCGAAGTCTCCTTTTTTGGGTAGCTGTCGCAAAGCTCTATTTAAGTTTCTTTTCGCCATATCTTCGGAAGAACCAGTTTTGCCAATCTCTCTgaaaattgtcaaataaaaaaaaaccacaatgaagaaaccatatttttaTGTAAGAAAAGAATAACTTACGATTCACTAAAACTAAACTTCTCTTGAAGGAATTTGGACAAATCTTCAAGAATTGGCTGTGAATGAAGGGCCACGAATTGTTCACGGCAGATCTGCAAAGGAGAACCATCAGAGAGTGAAAATTTCCTCAAATTATACTAAAGACATACCTTGTTCATATCAGGTACTGTGCACGCGTGTGTCCAGAAACAATCATGCACCGAAATAAATGTCAGCCCCTTGCGTTCGCAGTGTAAAGAAGTTAGCATCATATGGCTGGAGTCGAGGGAGTGAATGAAATTAGGAGGGAAGGCATTTTTCTGTTTCATAATATTCGGTTTCTCGTACATGTCCATTGACATGGTCGACGAAACACTCTGACTCTTGGGGACGTTTTTGTGGTCCATGCGATTGTAATGCTGCACAACTGGCAACCCCAGAGGAGTCACCCATTCGACGTTCTGATTACAAACACCCGATATCAGTCGTGAGCACTCTGTGAACCAGTCTTGAATTTCTTTGGTCGACGTGAACATCTCCCGAAGACTTTCGAATGTCTTTGTTGTGAGATAAGTCGACGCTGGCCACACCCATTCGCTGGGGAAGTTATCGATGTCTTTGAGTTGACGTGCGATTTGGAGACGAGCTCCATAGCGCGTCACTCCATAGACTGTGGTCATAACGGTTTGTTTGATTACCTTGCGACGGACGAAACCGTCCAGCACCTGAGCCACATGCAGTCCATTGTCAGAGTCGGTCTTTCGCATTTTCTCCACCAACGACGCCACAGCACTGTATACATCTTGCGGAATCGAGGAGGGAGTCAAATTCACACTTATCGCTCCTGCGTTGTCACGCCCCAAAGCGGCATAGTGCTGCAAACCATTGCAAGAGCCATCCTGATGAATCGGGAATCGACTCATGTATTCTTAAAAGACACAACagaaaatcgttttaaaatgtgaaaaatgGGAACAAgcaagttaaaataaaacctactgGCAGGATCTGGACAGCGATAGACTTTAGCGATTTCCTGACAACACGAAAGCGTCTGCCATGGTTCATCGGATTTCGCCCACCACATACGCCCGGTTAGAGGGTTATCGGCAGAATCTAGGATATCGTCCATCACTTCCTCGGCATAGAGCAGTCTCTCCCGCACCGAGTCACGTTTCTTCATTCCAGTCAAGTTAATGCAGTGTAACTTCAACCAACTGAAGCCATCCTCACCCATTGGCTGAGCCTGATCAAAAATCAACATCGATCGAGCTAAATCCGAACCAAGATGATTCAAATGTGGAGGAAGTGGATAGACACGACCTCGGAAGTCCATGTTATGTGGCAGCCAGAATACTTTATCCCGATACTaaacagaaaaaatatgtatatgacTTTTCTGGACACTTAGAGGAGTCTCAAACTTACATGATTAGCCAAAGACAAGCGGTAGAGCAAGTCGCACCACAAACTGTACATCTCACTCTGCTTCCGACGATGCAGCATCTTGTCCTTGAAAAGCTTTGCTCTCTCGGCATTCGAAAGTCCCGAATCACGATCTGGGACTTTGGGTAAGGATGGCAGGGAATTTGGAGGCTTGGCAACATCCAATTTGTCATTTCCACCGTTTTGGAAAACTTCAATTATGACATCAAGGATCTGagaattacaaaaaatgtttaaatcaagGTATTTTTTGTGTGACTCAGGAAAAACTTACATCTGTATTAACTCTCCACGGAATACTAGCTAATTGATTGAGGGAATCTAATGCTGGATAGAGATCTTGAGGATTCGCGTCTTTAATCCTCTGCAATTGTTGCACAGCCTGGGGGTAAATTGATGTTGAAAAAACTCACATTTCAACACACTTAAAAAAACCAGATTCTTACCTGATGAGGAAGTCGAATTAGCTCTGATTTGTTAAGAAGATATCCACCATTGTGTGGAGTACTCCAAGGCTGTGGAGGGCATAGCATCGGCACGAGATTCGAATCGAATGTCAAAGTTTGTTGCCGCGAAGCTCTAAGAAGTCTACAGAGGCAAAGAAAGAAGTAGAGGCACTCCATTCGAGTTTATGTGTGAAAAATTATGTATTACCTCGCCAGAACAGGATGTGGCTTCACCTCCTCCTTCATCAATCTTCCTTGATTCCTGAAGAGCGTATAAAAAGCAGGCATCAAGTTAGTTTGCTTGTTTTTGGTATTCGCCCTCAAGATGAACGAATCAATTTTGATGTCTCTCATCAGGATGTTATAGAGGAACCGTCCAACTCCAGCTAGAACATTCTTAGGCCATGGCACATCAATGATATCCATACTGGGACCTGTGGCTCGATTTTCATGTACCAAACGTTGCCAAATTTGTCGTGGGTTATCATTGGTCACACCCTCTTCCCATTTATCGCAATAGCTTGTGTAGATTTCGCCAACTTTCTCCAAGATTCcatttcgtttttgttgttcGATTTGATACCTAAAAATATGGATAAAAAACTTGCCCAGAAGTTAGAAGAAAGAATCAACAAACCTCTGTTGAACTTTCATTCCAAGATTCTTATATAACTGCCCCACAGTTGGACTGTAGGTCTCTGAGCCTTCAGCAAGCATTCGAATCTCCTTCAGAAGGATATCCACATACTGTCCACTATCGAGAATCTTCAAATAAGTGTAGTAGGTCATATTTCCATGGGAATTGTAACGAATTTGTGCCCGGAGGGTATTCAAATCCCGCTTGACTGCTGCGTCGATTTGAGACTTCCAGAGGGTGTAGAGTTCTTCCATTTTCTTACGCTGATTGAAAAGATAATAATACATAACAAAATTCgctttttgaagaattaaaaacttaCACAAAAATCAGCATTAGCAAATTCTTTGGTGTTTTCAATGCTTTTTATGGTCAGCGAGCCTTCAAGTTCGATTTTCAATTGATCCCTGGCCATTTGTTGAAGTTGTTCTCTTGTGAATCCTTCCTTTGATCTCATGATGGGACTCCTGGTAGTTGATTCCTCATTTCCGTGTTGATTCAGTTCGTTTAGGAGGACATTGTTGTAGTCATAATTTGGAGGAGTGTATTGGGGCACAAAATCAGGTTCAATTCGTCGAATGGCATCCAGCGCAATCTCCTTTCGATCGAACTCAAATTTACTCTTATCCATAATGGAGTTTATTGATATTCCCTGAAAGTTGTCATATGAATAAATCATCACTTATGAGGCTTAGAAACACACTGCCTTACCATTTTCTCAGCTTTTGTGATGTATTTTTGAATGAGTCTCAAATTGTGATCCGATTCTTCCGCACGACCGAGGCATTCAAAAATAGCTGCAAAAGTCTGTTCATTGAAAGGAATTCCGTCCTCTTTGAGGACAGCAATAATATCCTTGAATCTATCGAAGCTTCCCTTCTCGGCGTAACCATGCAACAGAATATTGTAGAGGTCGATGGGAAAGTTTGTTGAATCTTTCCTCTTTTTAGCTCTCTGCCGATAGGATAGGATCGTTGTCATACCTCGATTAACCAATCCCGAAGAAACACAAGCCTTTAGGTAggaattcaaatttattactAAAGCCTGCTCTCGAGCTATGCGCTCTTGGTCTTCGTTTATGTGATACTTCGATTTGTAAGTCGACTGTTTTAATTTTGCTTCCAAAATATGTTTCtttggggtgtgattttgaTGATTTGCGGGAATATACGGTTCAATGGGTTGAGCAATGTCAACTATGTCAGGAATTCCTTCCTCAATGAAACTACAAAGGGGATACAGAAAAGATAAATctaaagaaaagagaaga
This window of the Eupeodes corollae chromosome 3, idEupCoro1.1, whole genome shotgun sequence genome carries:
- the LOC129949821 gene encoding DNA-directed RNA polymerase, mitochondrial gives rise to the protein MYRMLSVKSSTLQNVRLIVGQCAPKFDLIAAQRTLQPNFLPISSDSIILQPSDKLRISLQPSLERHQSTHSSSATSSQEPVKKKRKSRPRFAKYVEFLEVTDSKPMERKAKLKRLKAEKLAEFIAKTQQKILEKRAKMAKSSSPKVKANAAARSSAAAFSTSSLSTSIGSSLKQPVEYQKIDSDVLNNSIHHPAVFDEKPLIFLGKHAKRIAQPEDIKNITTSFNNFREYVEAMGHEAHDPEGLFIEEGIPDIVDIAQPIEPYIPANHQNHTPKKHILEAKLKQSTYKSKYHINEDQERIAREQALVINLNSYLKACVSSGLVNRGMTTILSYRQRAKKRKDSTNFPIDLYNILLHGYAEKGSFDRFKDIIAVLKEDGIPFNEQTFAAIFECLGRAEESDHNLRLIQKYITKAEKMGISINSIMDKSKFEFDRKEIALDAIRRIEPDFVPQYTPPNYDYNNVLLNELNQHGNEESTTRSPIMRSKEGFTREQLQQMARDQLKIELEGSLTIKSIENTKEFANADFCRKKMEELYTLWKSQIDAAVKRDLNTLRAQIRYNSHGNMTYYTYLKILDSGQYVDILLKEIRMLAEGSETYSPTVGQLYKNLGMKVQQRYQIEQQKRNGILEKVGEIYTSYCDKWEEGVTNDNPRQIWQRLVHENRATGPSMDIIDVPWPKNVLAGVGRFLYNILMRDIKIDSFILRANTKNKQTNLMPAFYTLFRNQGRLMKEEVKPHPVLARLLRASRQQTLTFDSNLVPMLCPPQPWSTPHNGGYLLNKSELIRLPHQAVQQLQRIKDANPQDLYPALDSLNQLASIPWRVNTDILDVIIEVFQNGGNDKLDVAKPPNSLPSLPKVPDRDSGLSNAERAKLFKDKMLHRRKQSEMYSLWCDLLYRLSLANHYRDKVFWLPHNMDFRGRVYPLPPHLNHLGSDLARSMLIFDQAQPMGEDGFSWLKLHCINLTGMKKRDSVRERLLYAEEVMDDILDSADNPLTGRMWWAKSDEPWQTLSCCQEIAKVYRCPDPAKYMSRFPIHQDGSCNGLQHYAALGRDNAGAISVNLTPSSIPQDVYSAVASLVEKMRKTDSDNGLHVAQVLDGFVRRKVIKQTVMTTVYGVTRYGARLQIARQLKDIDNFPSEWVWPASTYLTTKTFESLREMFTSTKEIQDWFTECSRLISGVCNQNVEWVTPLGLPVVQHYNRMDHKNVPKSQSVSSTMSMDMYEKPNIMKQKNAFPPNFIHSLDSSHMMLTSLHCERKGLTFISVHDCFWTHACTVPDMNKICREQFVALHSQPILEDLSKFLQEKFSFSESEIGKTGSSEDMAKRNLNRALRQLPKKGDFDLNNVLNSVYFFS